The following coding sequences are from one Saprospiraceae bacterium window:
- a CDS encoding archaeosortase/exosortase family protein: MNFWKNFSPIARFLIAFCIVLGAFYAFYYSGFYTTYIMPRILNVQAMLANNLLKLMGHETFFANDSIASDKFRVSIKSGCDGIEATAVFVTAVLAMPLVSWREKWPGLLTGVLVLSILNILRIAGLYLAGLYWPSLFEILHLHGGVVIFLMFSIVLWLIWVNRILKRRQTN; encoded by the coding sequence ATGAATTTTTGGAAAAACTTCAGCCCTATTGCAAGATTTTTGATTGCTTTTTGCATAGTGTTAGGCGCATTTTATGCATTTTATTATTCCGGTTTTTATACTACCTACATCATGCCTCGTATCCTTAATGTACAGGCCATGCTGGCGAACAATCTCCTGAAGCTCATGGGGCATGAGACGTTTTTTGCAAATGATTCTATCGCAAGCGACAAGTTCCGGGTTTCAATAAAAAGTGGTTGTGATGGGATAGAGGCCACAGCAGTCTTTGTTACAGCAGTATTGGCAATGCCCCTTGTCTCCTGGCGAGAAAAGTGGCCCGGATTGTTGACAGGGGTTTTGGTGCTCAGTATTCTCAATATTCTACGAATCGCCGGACTCTATCTTGCTGGTCTTTATTGGCCTTCATTGTTTGAGATACTGCACTTGCACGGTGGTGTAGTTATTTTCTTAATGTTTAGCATCGTCTTATGGTTGATTTGGGTAAACCGTATTTTAAAACGCAGACAAACCAACTAA
- a CDS encoding S8 family serine peptidase yields the protein MPSKFHFPLLLCFFILSKLESQQLPSVLWHNSSCKPVMHDADAFIHALSHRDVSNSIKLVLIHFRAELNAEQKQKLLALGVEIHAFVPHTSYIMSVNQGTWNSLLELGATAIADILPEHKLSEPIYYGEMCSEAVSGKSQFMVSWFAGSDLNYISRILAKHRAILIKYSAIDQISIIECQRSELIQIAADTRVEFLSCLPGPAVPDDREGRFLHRVNQVGANVKENLMLDGAGVKVCIRDDGMVGPHIDFQNRKIDGTFGNIGNHGDMTSGIACGAGNIDPSYEGMAPGATLYTLNYQADFLDGTEALHTEQGVVLTNTSYSDGCNVGYTLGTQVVDRQLWDNKELMHVFSAGNSNNLDCGYGAGPQWGNITGGHKIAKNATTVANIKFDGTVEVSSSRGPTKDGRMKPEVSARGTDELSTDENNQYQVGGGTSAAAPGVMGTMALLYQAYKQKHMEQNPPGGLIKAILMNTASDLGTPGPDYIHGMGMIDAYRAYQCVQAESYQLQTLHQSETKQLTLNIPANVKKAKLLLYWPESPSTPLSSRALINDLNLVLHDSRGGVVHPMVLDHRPNIITLGAGAKPELIP from the coding sequence ATGCCATCGAAATTTCATTTTCCCTTACTGCTTTGTTTTTTTATCTTGTCTAAGCTGGAAAGTCAACAGCTCCCTTCAGTTTTATGGCACAATTCATCCTGTAAACCAGTCATGCATGATGCCGACGCTTTTATTCATGCATTGTCACACAGGGATGTGAGTAATTCAATCAAATTAGTATTGATACATTTCCGCGCAGAACTCAATGCTGAACAAAAGCAAAAACTTTTGGCCTTGGGAGTAGAAATTCATGCATTCGTTCCCCACACATCATATATCATGAGTGTGAATCAGGGCACTTGGAACTCTTTACTTGAACTAGGTGCAACTGCTATCGCCGACATCCTCCCGGAACATAAATTATCGGAGCCTATCTATTATGGGGAAATGTGCTCAGAAGCTGTTTCCGGCAAATCCCAGTTCATGGTGAGTTGGTTTGCTGGTTCTGATCTCAATTACATTTCCAGGATTTTAGCAAAGCACCGCGCAATTTTGATAAAATATTCAGCAATTGATCAAATTAGTATAATTGAATGTCAGAGGTCTGAACTCATTCAAATCGCAGCTGATACAAGAGTCGAATTCCTTTCCTGTCTTCCAGGCCCAGCTGTCCCAGATGATCGCGAGGGAAGATTCTTGCACCGAGTCAACCAAGTTGGAGCAAATGTGAAGGAAAACCTGATGCTGGATGGAGCCGGAGTAAAAGTGTGTATCAGGGATGACGGCATGGTAGGTCCCCATATCGATTTTCAAAACCGGAAAATAGATGGTACGTTCGGTAATATTGGAAATCATGGAGACATGACGAGTGGTATCGCTTGCGGGGCCGGCAACATTGATCCAAGCTATGAAGGCATGGCGCCTGGTGCTACCCTTTACACACTGAACTATCAAGCAGATTTTCTCGATGGAACAGAAGCATTGCATACAGAACAAGGAGTAGTTCTGACCAATACATCTTACAGTGATGGATGCAACGTAGGATATACTTTAGGTACCCAAGTTGTAGATCGGCAGCTTTGGGACAATAAGGAATTGATGCATGTGTTTTCAGCAGGAAATTCAAACAATCTGGATTGTGGCTATGGCGCCGGTCCGCAATGGGGGAATATAACCGGTGGTCACAAAATCGCAAAGAATGCTACTACAGTGGCAAATATCAAATTTGATGGTACAGTAGAGGTTTCCTCATCACGTGGTCCAACCAAGGACGGTAGGATGAAGCCAGAAGTTTCTGCACGTGGCACGGATGAATTATCAACAGATGAGAATAACCAGTATCAAGTAGGTGGTGGTACCTCGGCAGCCGCGCCAGGTGTAATGGGAACAATGGCTTTGTTATATCAAGCATACAAGCAGAAGCACATGGAACAAAATCCTCCAGGTGGATTGATCAAAGCAATTCTTATGAATACAGCTTCAGATTTGGGTACTCCCGGGCCGGATTACATACACGGAATGGGCATGATAGATGCATACAGAGCATATCAATGTGTTCAAGCTGAATCTTATCAGCTCCAGACACTCCACCAGTCAGAAACAAAACAGCTGACTCTCAATATTCCGGCAAATGTGAAAAAAGCAAAATTGCTGTTGTATTGGCCTGAATCGCCTTCTACCCCGCTTTCTTCCAGAGCCTTAATCAATGATCTAAATCTAGTGTTGCACGATAGTAGAGGTGGAGTCGTTCATCCAATGGTATTAGATCATAGACCTAATATTATAACCTTAGGAGCAGGAGCTAAGCCGGAATTGATTCCATGA
- a CDS encoding PKD domain-containing protein encodes MNNFEQIILDQPIAGTYTVQISASSMPDDEVQFYFLEDYEPAELRLSAPIGGEKFQSGDATAVYFTTNGSKDSVEVRISIDEGSTWRIRKKVPSSAFLMPWSVPIGVNSNRCIVEIQQGGEIVRSDFFTSSTLVNGLKLKQFCPNEIQLTWDKSAKDSFLLYKLGDKYMEPFATSGTNSISIPITNPRDLKWVSVAGYKGDVLSKRNKAIEIPQTLVNCPVDADAKLNLVSASSQQVKLNCDITNIDAAVKIYNLTANPIDSFIIGALSSEGVRQHKFIKQIKGFDSLSLSVNNLISSKGSGDAIIPVWIDIVNDGFRYNDTSQLSFYLTAVKDKIGVYPLIEGFDSDQLPLKWEFYDPVHEKSWAVSQVKSNSNTESNAIYYSNKTFGYIGTKTYLYSQTVDLNSAIEPYLYFNLAYHMDGRALNFLDSVKIKVVSVCGSDESETQIIQLYSNLLSTVDTSSSTDWSPQKAADWQKLSFDLSEFKGKKIVILLETTKGMNHDLFIDDFVVKEREHTLPNYNIDAAPDDPCVLTATIVKEDNPSTSGEHYWDFGLGAVPKTATGAGPFTVRYTNGGNKKIVEKVTDADKTYYIIKDIKVFLQPIASFATSIQGKTVQFTNNSFATKNVFWDFGDGTNSSEENPIHVFPDFLKYTVRLVVSNSCNSSTTSKVVDLTTVGVHEPGGPTESLLNVYPQPGDDEVNFVGIQKIESLILKNLQGQQVMQVYPQSISYKMHVNHFPAGIYLLDYQLKGGLKQQVKISIVH; translated from the coding sequence ATGAATAATTTTGAACAAATTATTTTAGATCAACCCATTGCAGGAACTTATACCGTCCAGATCAGTGCTTCCTCCATGCCGGATGACGAGGTTCAATTTTATTTTTTAGAGGATTATGAGCCTGCAGAACTTCGACTTTCTGCACCAATCGGTGGCGAAAAATTTCAATCAGGTGACGCTACTGCAGTTTATTTTACGACAAACGGCTCTAAGGATTCAGTTGAAGTCAGGATTTCGATTGATGAAGGAAGTACCTGGAGAATTAGAAAAAAAGTACCATCTAGTGCATTTCTTATGCCGTGGTCGGTCCCTATTGGTGTAAACTCAAATCGATGTATCGTCGAAATTCAACAAGGAGGTGAAATAGTCAGAAGTGATTTTTTTACTTCATCTACACTAGTAAATGGCTTAAAGTTGAAACAGTTTTGTCCGAATGAAATTCAGTTGACATGGGATAAATCAGCGAAGGATAGTTTCTTACTGTATAAATTGGGAGATAAGTATATGGAACCTTTTGCTACGTCTGGTACTAATTCCATTTCTATTCCAATTACAAATCCCCGTGATTTAAAATGGGTTTCCGTTGCAGGCTATAAGGGTGATGTGTTATCTAAAAGGAACAAAGCGATCGAAATTCCGCAAACCTTAGTGAACTGTCCTGTCGATGCGGATGCAAAGTTGAATTTGGTTTCTGCTTCCTCTCAACAAGTTAAGTTGAATTGTGATATAACCAATATTGATGCGGCTGTCAAAATTTATAATCTTACAGCAAATCCAATTGATTCGTTTATCATTGGAGCACTTTCTTCAGAAGGTGTAAGACAACATAAATTTATAAAGCAGATCAAAGGATTTGATTCACTAAGCTTAAGTGTTAATAATTTAATTTCTAGCAAAGGCTCCGGCGATGCCATTATTCCCGTTTGGATTGATATCGTCAATGATGGCTTCAGATATAACGATACTTCTCAGCTTTCTTTTTATCTGACTGCGGTCAAAGATAAAATAGGAGTCTATCCTTTAATTGAAGGATTTGATTCTGATCAATTGCCTTTAAAGTGGGAATTTTATGATCCTGTTCATGAGAAATCTTGGGCGGTCAGCCAAGTAAAATCAAATTCAAATACAGAGAGTAATGCAATTTATTACTCCAACAAGACATTTGGTTATATCGGAACCAAAACCTACTTATATTCTCAGACTGTAGATTTGAATAGTGCGATTGAACCATACCTTTACTTTAATCTCGCTTATCATATGGATGGTAGAGCATTAAATTTTCTGGATAGTGTAAAAATTAAAGTGGTTTCTGTCTGTGGTTCGGATGAATCAGAAACACAGATTATTCAACTCTATAGTAATTTATTAAGTACGGTTGATACTTCATCTTCAACTGACTGGTCTCCGCAGAAAGCTGCGGATTGGCAAAAATTATCCTTTGACTTAAGCGAATTTAAGGGAAAGAAAATTGTTATACTCTTGGAAACAACGAAAGGAATGAATCACGATTTGTTCATTGATGATTTTGTTGTAAAAGAAAGAGAACACACTCTTCCCAATTATAACATCGACGCAGCTCCTGACGATCCTTGCGTGCTCACCGCAACTATTGTAAAGGAAGATAACCCTTCCACGAGTGGAGAGCATTATTGGGATTTTGGACTCGGTGCAGTGCCAAAAACAGCTACCGGTGCAGGGCCTTTTACTGTACGTTATACCAATGGCGGAAATAAAAAAATTGTTGAGAAAGTGACAGACGCGGATAAAACTTATTATATCATAAAAGATATAAAAGTTTTTTTACAGCCCATTGCCTCTTTTGCCACTTCAATTCAGGGGAAAACTGTTCAGTTTACAAATAATTCTTTTGCTACAAAAAATGTTTTCTGGGATTTTGGCGATGGTACGAATAGTAGTGAAGAAAACCCGATTCATGTTTTTCCGGATTTTCTCAAGTATACCGTCAGATTGGTAGTTTCAAATTCATGTAATTCGAGCACAACCAGCAAGGTGGTTGATCTCACGACAGTTGGTGTCCATGAGCCCGGAGGCCCCACGGAATCATTACTAAATGTATATCCACAACCAGGGGATGATGAAGTGAATTTTGTGGGAATACAAAAAATAGAATCATTGATTTTGAAAAACTTGCAAGGACAACAAGTAATGCAAGTGTACCCTCAATCAATATCATACAAGATGCATGTGAATCATTTTCCGGCAGGCATTTATCTTTTGGATTATCAGCTGAAAGGTGGATTGAAGCAGCAAGTGAAAATAAGCATTGTACATTGA
- a CDS encoding class I SAM-dependent methyltransferase — protein MAIAWFAYLEFYYRAKTIYSIHPPFFYDLVTKVFDPSRVYYDFDKINTQYEAICCLEQIIPEDEFSFERNQQGKKLGNFAKKAVSPPKVCHDLYRLIEYLKPKQILELGTCLGISTLSMAMVSQNSAITTVEGNSFFSQFAQQQNAKFVENVSYLNHRFEDFFASNEIKNFDFIFIDGDHSYEASHAAMRHIMSCCSSDAVILFDDIHWSSDMYKAWKEIIQMKQVHASLETCRWGLVFLSEHITSSHISSIPYWAKPWDIGLW, from the coding sequence ATGGCAATAGCCTGGTTTGCATATTTAGAATTTTATTACCGCGCAAAAACTATATATTCGATTCATCCGCCATTTTTTTATGATTTGGTTACCAAAGTGTTTGATCCCAGCAGGGTTTATTATGACTTTGACAAGATAAATACGCAATATGAAGCAATATGTTGCCTGGAACAAATTATCCCCGAAGATGAATTTTCCTTTGAAAGAAATCAACAAGGAAAAAAACTTGGAAATTTTGCTAAAAAAGCTGTTAGCCCTCCCAAAGTTTGCCATGATTTGTACAGGTTGATTGAGTATTTGAAACCTAAGCAAATTTTAGAATTAGGGACTTGTCTTGGGATATCTACCTTAAGCATGGCCATGGTTTCCCAAAATAGCGCGATCACTACCGTTGAGGGAAATTCTTTTTTCAGTCAATTTGCACAGCAACAGAATGCAAAATTTGTAGAAAATGTGAGTTACCTCAACCATCGATTTGAAGACTTTTTTGCTTCAAATGAAATAAAGAATTTTGATTTTATTTTTATTGATGGTGATCACAGTTATGAAGCTAGCCATGCTGCAATGAGACATATTATGTCATGTTGCTCAAGCGACGCAGTCATTCTCTTTGACGATATACATTGGTCATCTGATATGTATAAAGCATGGAAAGAAATCATTCAAATGAAACAAGTCCATGCCAGCTTAGAAACCTGTAGATGGGGATTGGTCTTCTTATCAGAACATATCACTTCTTCACATATCAGTTCTATCCCTTATTGGGCCAAGCCCTGGGATATTGGCCTATGGTAA
- a CDS encoding CRTAC1 family protein gives MYKLFVLCFAFSFFGIFDTEVKAQIKFDEAELAQVFHSGIVTCISDINGDYIDDILVVDQGQQLWLGLNGGGANFIWKKLPYDVSKHELWSVSVADIDRNGWNDIIVAGDENSIKILYNTNLTFRLDDLVHSDFFSQSANFFDINNDGWIDYSICDDNAHARIYENIGGIYSENLNWVDLSLPNPFYEAGNYGILWSDFDHDNDPDLYISRCRAGVDDPTDLRRRNFFYENQNGKFTETGDTKGLAITDQTWTTVKGDFNGDRKQDLFILNHYTPSLIMIQNSAGNFEDRTLESNLKFSGIPIQASAYDFDCDADLDLLISGTATELWINDSKGHFSLAESWQSSRPFSSFSTGDFNEDGYPDVYTSFADLLNFPNNQKDKIFLNSGGKNHWLKLGFKGSNSNLNGIGAKVWCYAGKIGQYRELSSGESYGIQNSLNLHFGLSGYSVVDSLIVQWPSGFIQKFKNLDGDKFYLISEKDSCATVKAKLYPTGELVFCNDQGVTLRAESSLQNYKWSSGKTSDSLIVNEDGIYYYVAENLDLCSVVSQPTSVLYHPLQKPTLNHSFDEFVCAGESVELNVPHYHVLRWQDGDSDSIFVAQRDGLYFAEVQGKCGSVFTDTFTLKVTPTLDPLNLADILVRYGNDVQINSQIPDTRWYIRENSILQFFTGPILKLASATRDTTFWFEYDSTFSAQEIHGSLIYPEFAQGPYPSANLNPQMKFSALEDVILSSVTVFADLGGVRNFELKDGLGTVIASKSVNILPGQNQVNLGFKLAANSRYLYLGTNRDTNIFYLGTNGPQLQRSDKGFSYPIRIEDKVKITESSVGENYYYFFYDWVLRRNDIVCTSKREAVNIKIEPSAVGEGEGDQLMICIAGNHYPVPGIWKSYTDVIVNLYNLSGQLMWYGGLHAAVNDLSQNDLVPGRYFVEIVSFTSRNRQIIQVDIPY, from the coding sequence ATGTATAAATTATTTGTATTGTGCTTTGCCTTTAGTTTTTTCGGAATTTTCGATACCGAGGTCAAAGCCCAAATTAAGTTTGATGAAGCTGAACTGGCACAAGTTTTTCACAGTGGAATTGTCACCTGCATATCAGACATCAATGGGGACTATATTGACGATATACTGGTGGTCGATCAAGGACAGCAGCTTTGGCTTGGTCTCAATGGAGGTGGCGCAAATTTTATTTGGAAAAAGCTGCCGTATGATGTATCCAAGCATGAATTATGGTCAGTAAGTGTAGCAGATATAGATCGAAATGGTTGGAATGATATCATAGTGGCAGGTGATGAAAATTCCATTAAAATATTATATAATACAAATTTAACTTTTAGATTGGATGATTTGGTCCACTCAGATTTTTTTTCACAATCAGCAAATTTTTTTGATATCAACAATGATGGATGGATAGATTATTCAATTTGCGATGATAATGCTCACGCAAGGATCTATGAAAATATTGGAGGCATATATTCAGAGAACCTAAATTGGGTAGATCTGAGTTTGCCTAATCCTTTCTATGAGGCAGGTAATTATGGAATATTATGGTCAGATTTTGATCATGATAATGACCCGGACTTGTATATATCAAGGTGTAGAGCAGGTGTAGATGATCCAACAGATCTGAGACGCCGAAATTTTTTTTATGAAAATCAAAATGGTAAGTTTACCGAAACAGGAGATACTAAAGGATTAGCTATTACTGATCAAACCTGGACCACAGTAAAAGGTGATTTTAATGGTGATCGAAAACAAGATTTATTCATTTTAAATCATTACACTCCATCTTTAATCATGATCCAAAATTCAGCTGGCAATTTTGAAGATAGAACACTTGAGTCCAATTTGAAATTCAGTGGGATTCCTATACAGGCATCGGCCTATGATTTTGATTGTGATGCAGATTTGGATTTGTTGATATCAGGGACAGCAACAGAATTGTGGATAAATGATTCCAAAGGACATTTTTCATTAGCTGAATCATGGCAGAGTTCTAGACCATTTTCCTCATTTTCTACCGGAGACTTCAATGAAGATGGTTACCCAGACGTCTACACATCTTTTGCGGACTTGCTCAATTTTCCAAACAATCAAAAAGACAAGATTTTTTTGAATTCAGGAGGAAAAAATCACTGGCTGAAACTTGGCTTCAAAGGAAGCAATAGCAATCTAAATGGCATAGGAGCAAAGGTGTGGTGCTATGCTGGTAAAATAGGGCAATATCGAGAATTGAGTTCGGGAGAATCTTATGGTATTCAGAATAGTTTGAATTTGCATTTTGGATTGTCAGGATACTCTGTAGTAGATAGTCTGATTGTACAATGGCCATCTGGTTTTATCCAAAAATTTAAAAACTTGGATGGAGATAAATTTTATCTTATATCTGAAAAGGACAGTTGCGCCACGGTTAAAGCAAAACTTTATCCAACCGGCGAATTGGTTTTTTGTAATGATCAAGGTGTGACATTAAGGGCAGAATCGTCATTGCAAAACTATAAATGGAGCTCAGGAAAGACAAGTGACAGTTTGATCGTAAACGAGGATGGTATTTATTATTATGTTGCTGAAAATTTGGATTTGTGTAGTGTAGTTTCGCAACCAACTTCAGTTCTCTACCATCCTCTACAGAAGCCCACACTGAATCATAGTTTTGATGAGTTTGTTTGCGCAGGAGAGTCCGTTGAGCTAAATGTTCCGCATTATCATGTGCTACGCTGGCAGGATGGTGACAGCGATTCCATATTTGTTGCGCAACGGGACGGCTTGTACTTTGCTGAGGTGCAGGGTAAATGTGGAAGTGTGTTTACGGATACTTTTACATTAAAAGTAACTCCGACTTTAGATCCATTGAACTTGGCTGATATTTTGGTTAGATATGGAAATGATGTTCAAATCAATAGTCAAATTCCAGACACCAGATGGTATATCAGAGAAAATTCAATTCTACAGTTCTTTACAGGGCCTATTTTGAAATTGGCTTCAGCAACTAGAGATACAACTTTTTGGTTCGAATATGATTCAACATTCAGTGCACAAGAAATACATGGCAGTTTGATTTATCCTGAGTTTGCTCAAGGTCCATATCCTTCTGCTAATCTCAACCCTCAGATGAAATTTTCAGCATTGGAAGATGTGATCCTTAGCTCGGTCACAGTATTTGCCGACCTTGGTGGTGTTCGAAACTTTGAACTAAAAGATGGCCTCGGGACAGTGATCGCGTCTAAATCGGTCAACATCTTGCCTGGTCAAAATCAAGTGAATCTGGGTTTTAAATTAGCTGCAAACTCGAGATATTTGTACTTGGGCACAAACCGAGACACAAATATTTTCTATCTGGGAACTAACGGGCCGCAACTTCAAAGAAGCGATAAAGGATTCTCTTATCCAATCAGGATAGAAGATAAAGTTAAAATAACAGAGTCAAGTGTAGGAGAAAATTATTATTATTTTTTCTATGACTGGGTGTTACGAAGAAATGATATTGTCTGTACAAGCAAACGCGAAGCTGTGAATATCAAGATAGAACCCTCTGCGGTGGGTGAAGGTGAAGGTGATCAGCTGATGATTTGTATTGCTGGAAATCATTATCCGGTACCAGGTATATGGAAATCTTACACTGACGTCATAGTAAATCTTTACAATCTCTCCGGGCAATTGATGTGGTATGGGGGTCTCCATGCAGCCGTAAATGATTTGTCCCAAAATGATTTGGTCCCTGGTAGGTATTTTGTTGAAATAGTAAGCTTCACCAGTCGTAATAGACAAATTATTCAGGTAGATATTCCTTATTAA
- a CDS encoding phosphopeptide-binding protein — protein MKNPVTKISTFPFLALIFLFSVSQFSCKPGAGTGQNSKELVFKTEPMESSTPFPNAAIQSVAYENGTFKYQISGDYKLGEQTSDAPQKMCANSKDGQHIHLIVDDKPYEARYKDSFHYIVPDGKHYLLSFLSRSYHESIKTNSAFSLMNAEIKDSSLVKVEPVSQPMLFYSRPKGVYVGKDADRVMLDFYMVNCQLGSEYKVKAEVAGNSFVLDKWEPIIMTGLPMGEHVMKLSLVDASGNLVKCPLNPVERKFTLQAEPSVK, from the coding sequence ATGAAAAATCCAGTTACAAAGATCAGCACATTCCCTTTCTTGGCACTTATTTTCCTATTTTCAGTAAGTCAATTCTCATGTAAACCAGGGGCGGGAACCGGTCAAAATTCGAAAGAGCTGGTTTTTAAAACAGAACCAATGGAGTCTTCCACTCCATTCCCAAATGCAGCGATTCAGTCCGTAGCTTATGAAAATGGTACTTTCAAATATCAAATCAGTGGAGACTACAAATTGGGTGAGCAAACGAGCGATGCACCACAGAAAATGTGTGCCAACTCTAAAGATGGTCAGCATATCCATCTCATCGTCGACGATAAGCCTTATGAGGCGAGATACAAAGACAGCTTTCATTATATCGTCCCGGATGGCAAACACTATCTTTTGTCTTTTCTATCGAGATCATATCATGAAAGTATCAAGACAAATAGTGCTTTTTCACTTATGAATGCTGAAATTAAAGATAGCAGCCTTGTAAAAGTTGAGCCCGTATCTCAACCAATGCTGTTTTACAGCAGACCAAAAGGCGTTTACGTAGGTAAAGATGCAGATAGAGTCATGTTGGACTTTTACATGGTCAACTGCCAATTGGGCTCAGAATATAAAGTAAAGGCTGAGGTGGCCGGAAACAGCTTTGTCCTCGACAAATGGGAACCCATTATCATGACAGGACTTCCAATGGGTGAACACGTAATGAAATTGAGCCTTGTGGATGCGTCTGGCAATCTTGTCAAATGTCCATTAAATCCTGTTGAAAGAAAATTTACCTTACAGGCAGAACCTTCGGTAAAATAA
- a CDS encoding RNA polymerase sigma-70 factor, with protein sequence MNFYSLNGKTRSPLRLRFSSKFMESNNADIDEMILERLKAGQESAMSLIYSHYYSTLVSRLYSILGDLQFAEDLCQDLLAEVWSKRDQLNISSSLKYYLLRASTNRALNFVKSKKLDFEELDQDTDYADSDDPSVSQESSEKDLNIERLYQSIDSLPEKCSIVFRMSRFENMSYSQIAETLDISVKTVENHIGKALKILRNQLKNIVIE encoded by the coding sequence TTGAATTTTTATAGTCTCAATGGCAAAACAAGAAGTCCATTAAGACTCAGATTTAGTTCAAAGTTCATGGAATCCAATAATGCAGACATAGACGAAATGATCTTGGAACGGCTCAAAGCCGGTCAAGAATCCGCCATGTCACTGATCTATTCGCATTATTATTCTACTCTTGTGAGCAGATTGTATAGTATTTTAGGCGATTTACAATTTGCAGAGGACTTATGTCAAGATTTATTGGCTGAGGTTTGGAGCAAGCGTGATCAGCTCAACATTAGTTCCTCCTTGAAGTACTATTTACTAAGAGCATCAACCAACCGCGCCCTTAATTTTGTCAAAAGCAAGAAATTGGATTTTGAAGAATTGGACCAGGATACTGATTATGCAGATTCAGATGATCCTTCGGTCAGCCAAGAATCGTCGGAGAAGGACCTGAATATTGAAAGATTATATCAATCCATTGATTCTTTGCCTGAAAAATGCTCTATCGTCTTCAGAATGAGCAGGTTCGAGAATATGAGTTACAGTCAAATTGCAGAAACCCTAGACATCTCTGTCAAAACTGTTGAGAACCATATTGGAAAAGCACTAAAAATTTTGCGAAATCAGTTAAAAAATATTGTCATAGAGTAG
- a CDS encoding FecR domain-containing protein, whose product MIEILIHKKLTNQLNAEENAAFEQWINASNDHPLIFAEYRTIWEAGARLKPELKINPETAYARYSQKYQIAGSKAGEMRRMRMRSNVFLRFAAAACLLGLLVFAGLNVFNNYNKVQTISTNLRTISTFNLEDGTVVKLNKGSSLSFPKHFKKGNRNVTLKGEAFFEVSKDAQRPFVIHVSEGDITVLGTSFNVFQRDNLSLTILVTSGQVKFTPENGSTPVFISKGEKMTFDAEGIIQKETDLAANDLAWFRKTLQFENIALTQVLKDISKFYAVDIRADRPCIDELRFSSPGDLSLGTNIEQVLRIVTTPYPMLRVSKSAEGYLISGNCK is encoded by the coding sequence ATGATAGAAATATTGATCCATAAAAAGCTTACTAACCAACTCAATGCGGAGGAGAATGCTGCATTTGAGCAGTGGATCAATGCCTCAAACGATCACCCTTTGATCTTTGCTGAGTACAGGACTATTTGGGAAGCCGGTGCACGGCTCAAACCCGAACTGAAAATAAATCCTGAGACAGCTTATGCGCGATATTCCCAAAAGTACCAAATAGCGGGTAGCAAAGCCGGAGAGATGCGTCGAATGAGAATGAGATCTAATGTATTTCTCCGATTTGCTGCAGCGGCATGTTTGCTAGGATTGCTTGTTTTCGCCGGTTTGAATGTATTCAATAACTACAATAAGGTCCAAACGATTAGTACCAATTTGCGGACGATCAGCACATTCAATCTCGAAGATGGCACAGTTGTCAAATTGAACAAAGGATCTTCCCTAAGTTTTCCAAAGCACTTTAAGAAAGGAAATCGGAACGTCACTTTGAAAGGTGAAGCGTTTTTTGAAGTCAGTAAAGATGCGCAAAGACCTTTTGTAATCCATGTTTCTGAAGGAGACATTACCGTCCTTGGGACTAGTTTTAATGTGTTTCAAAGGGACAATCTTTCGCTAACGATCCTTGTGACATCTGGTCAGGTTAAATTTACCCCTGAAAATGGTTCAACTCCGGTCTTTATTTCGAAAGGGGAAAAAATGACTTTTGACGCGGAAGGTATTATACAGAAAGAAACGGATCTTGCTGCTAACGACCTGGCTTGGTTTAGAAAGACATTGCAATTTGAAAACATTGCCTTAACCCAGGTATTGAAAGATATATCTAAGTTTTATGCTGTTGATATCAGAGCTGACAGACCTTGTATTGACGAGTTGAGGTTCAGTTCTCCCGGTGACCTAAGTCTGGGCACAAATATTGAACAAGTGCTTCGCATCGTCACAACACCTTACCCTATGCTACGAGTCAGCAAATCAGCTGAGGGCTATCTCATTTCAGGTAATTGTAAATAA